From a region of the Candidatus Gracilibacteria bacterium genome:
- a CDS encoding glycoside hydrolase family 104 protein gives MYFLNQQIKQFLNLVVSYNANPTDGPDGGGIESGELNVPKDKVDSTENLAFKELNEELEGIDNDSSLISKYANILGTFLQKVKSGEYPGLSEEDDDFNRLLELYTSRFKQLNTLRDRGHQIEHIISLNISKLNESVDTVIEGGSITTELDAAFEQEAENNKIEIDQLSSLENEYRARIEAIGIKLSPFFGKENNTNSMEKVVNIFKQINTSVLKDMTDSDKLDFFKLEAISGIQEINRLADIALRDETMVGDNKEKLGEERLDSSHENYNEILENEEIKQALTNSEGVTPTFEELDSDHILILQKKGVNLAKLFLVHEDGSNISEDLEQGKSYIVNFGRNTELAGKLNLAIIARNSQEVLLDGKNMQFEGSQFKSDGKLYPLRDGSKIEIIKKFTDEGSPEQTERFKQINGLLESSGVATTQQRSIREAMISPNPQEAFQGMTLPGGIAGMLMKMFIEFFTDKNFELVEGENIWKEVNGDVLSNEDILNDTMGKYYDNGQRIDVSSSFENLPKGVGSLINTIYQAESNGNPNIIYSGCPIQPPMPITEMSIREVRIFQDRMVAAGSKSSAVGACQIIRDTMDGAISAGVLNPNDKFDMAAQNKFTIWKMNERGLDDFMSGKITDASFMKKLSQEWASLPKDMSGASYYAGDGLNHALVSPQQIMQHLKQIGNG, from the coding sequence ATGTATTTTCTCAATCAACAAATAAAACAATTTTTGAACTTAGTAGTAAGTTATAATGCAAATCCTACCGATGGGCCAGATGGTGGATGAATTGAATCATGAGAACTTAATGTACCAAAAGATAAAGTAGATTCTACAGAAAATCTAGCCTTTAAAGAATTAAATGAAGAACTTGAGGGCATTGATAATGATTCAAGTCTTATTAGTAAGTATGCAAATATACTTGGTACATTTCTTCAAAAAGTGAAATCTTGAGAATATCCAGGTCTAAGCGAAGAGGATGATGATTTTAATAGATTATTAGAGCTCTATACTTCTCGATTCAAGCAATTAAACACTCTCAGAGATAGAGGTCATCAAATAGAGCATATAATAAGCTTAAATATATCAAAGCTCAATGAATCAGTAGATACGGTCATAGAGTGATGAAGTATTACTACAGAACTTGATGCAGCATTTGAGCAAGAAGCTGAAAATAACAAAATTGAAATTGATCAACTTAGTTCACTTGAAAATGAATATAGAGCTCGAATAGAAGCTATTTGAATAAAATTATCTCCATTTTTTTGAAAAGAGAACAATACTAATTCTATGGAAAAAGTTGTAAATATCTTTAAACAAATTAATACTTCAGTTCTAAAAGACATGACTGATTCAGATAAATTAGATTTTTTTAAACTTGAAGCAATATCTGGAATTCAAGAGATAAATAGATTAGCTGACATAGCCTTGAGAGATGAGACGATGGTATGAGATAATAAAGAGAAACTTGGAGAAGAAAGACTTGATTCAAGTCATGAAAATTATAATGAAATATTAGAAAACGAAGAAATAAAACAAGCATTAACGAATTCTGAGTGAGTAACTCCTACATTTGAAGAACTAGATTCTGACCATATTTTAATACTACAAAAAAAATGAGTTAATTTAGCAAAATTATTTTTAGTACATGAAGATGGTTCAAATATTTCTGAAGATTTAGAACAAGGAAAATCATATATCGTAAATTTTTGAAGAAATACTGAATTAGCTTGAAAATTAAATCTTGCAATTATAGCAAGAAATTCTCAAGAAGTATTACTAGACTGAAAAAACATGCAGTTTGAAGGGAGCCAGTTTAAATCAGATTGAAAATTATATCCGTTAAGGGATGGGTCAAAAATTGAAATTATTAAAAAATTTACAGATGAGGGGTCGCCTGAACAAACTGAGAGATTTAAGCAAATAAATTGACTCTTGGAAAGTAGCTGAGTTGCTACTACGCAGCAAAGATCTATCCGAGAAGCAATGATTTCTCCTAATCCTCAAGAAGCTTTTCAATGAATGACTCTTCCTGGAGGTATTGCAGGGATGCTCATGAAAATGTTTATAGAATTTTTTACAGATAAAAATTTTGAACTCGTTGAATGAGAGAATATTTGGAAAGAAGTAAACGGCGATGTATTAAGTAATGAGGATATTCTCAATGATACGATGTGAAAATATTATGATAACGGTCAAAGAATCGATGTGAGTTCAAGCTTTGAAAATCTACCTAAATGAGTTTGATCATTAATTAATACTATTTATCAAGCAGAATCAAATGGGAATCCAAATATTATCTATTCTTGATGTCCTATTCAACCTCCAATGCCTATTACAGAGATGTCAATTAGGGAAGTAAGAATTTTTCAAGACAGAATGGTAGCTGCAGGAAGCAAATCATCTGCAGTTGGTGCCTGTCAGATAATCAGAGATACTATGGATTGAGCAATAAGTGCTGGAGTATTGAACCCAAACGATAAATTTGATATGGCAGCTCAAAATAAATTTACAATATGGAAAATGAATGAAAGAGGTTTAGATGACTTTATGTCATGAAAAATAACAGATGCAAGCTTCATGAAAAAACTCTCTCAAGAGTGGGCGTCACTTCCAAAAGATATGTCAGGTGCAAGCTACTATGCTTGAGATTGATTAAATCATGCACTCGTAAGTCCACAACAAATTATGCAACATTTGAAACAAATTTGAAATTGATAA
- a CDS encoding Sua5/YciO/YrdC/YwlC family protein, giving the protein MIYIFPTDTCYGIACAIDDKKSYEKIYKMKKRKFDKPLAIMVSGFDWLRKNTDLLPEQVDFLERYEKPFTILTNSDTVELFLQYADDNEEHFINKDVYTQVAFRVASNGIEEKLIKRVGPIWLTSANTSESGENYNIEEIEEDFAYYIEKGSIEILGGNTILDEDVPASDVFRFDGETLELEYVRKN; this is encoded by the coding sequence ATGATATACATATTCCCTACTGATACATGTTATGGTATCGCGTGTGCTATTGATGATAAAAAGAGTTACGAAAAAATCTATAAAATGAAAAAACGTAAATTTGATAAACCACTCGCAATAATGGTCTCAGGTTTTGATTGGCTACGAAAAAATACTGACTTACTTCCAGAACAAGTAGATTTTTTAGAGCGTTATGAAAAACCATTTACTATTTTGACAAATTCAGACACAGTAGAGCTCTTTTTACAATATGCAGATGACAATGAAGAACACTTTATCAATAAAGATGTCTATACTCAAGTAGCTTTTCGAGTTGCGAGTAACGGAATAGAAGAAAAACTCATAAAAAGAGTTTGACCAATTTGGCTTACTTCTGCAAATACTTCAGAAAGCTGAGAAAATTATAATATTGAAGAAATTGAAGAAGATTTTGCTTATTATATAGAAAAAGGAAGCATAGAAATCCTTGGTGGAAACACTATTTTAGATGAAGATGTTCCTGCTTCTGATGTATTTCGTTTTGATTGAGAGACTTTAGAGCTTGAGTATGTAAGAAAAAACTAG
- the rsmG gene encoding 16S rRNA (guanine(527)-N(7))-methyltransferase RsmG, whose product MQELLKKYHIELEEDEIKKFEKFLSIFIETNSQINLSAIRDEAGIIEKHFVDSLMLAALYDIEGKVADLGTGGGFPGIPLAIVSPDAEFTLIDSVAKKMKAVDGFIDALELDNAETLVGRAEDIGRNMEYRESFDLVVSRATAYFPTLLEYVLPLIKIGGVFAAYKLTDKEELTSTKKALARLGGKIMKVKNYELAGQERSIIFIEKVAKTHLKYPRKVGEPLKNPII is encoded by the coding sequence ATGCAAGAACTTTTAAAAAAATATCACATAGAATTAGAGGAAGATGAAATAAAAAAATTCGAAAAATTTTTAAGTATTTTCATAGAAACTAATAGCCAAATTAATCTGTCAGCTATACGTGATGAAGCCTGAATCATAGAGAAACACTTTGTTGATAGTCTCATGCTGGCTGCGCTTTATGATATAGAATGAAAAGTTGCTGACCTATGAACAGGTGGATGATTTCCAGGTATTCCACTTGCAATTGTTTCACCCGATGCTGAATTTACTCTCATAGATTCGGTTGCAAAAAAAATGAAAGCAGTTGATGGATTTATCGATGCCTTAGAACTTGATAATGCTGAAACCCTCGTAGGTAGAGCTGAGGATATAGGAAGAAATATGGAATACAGAGAGAGCTTTGATCTCGTTGTTTCTAGAGCAACTGCGTATTTTCCTACTTTGCTTGAATATGTGCTCCCACTGATAAAAATATGATGAGTTTTTGCAGCTTATAAACTGACGGACAAAGAGGAGCTTACGAGTACTAAAAAAGCACTTGCCAGACTAGGAGGAAAAATTATGAAAGTAAAAAACTACGAACTTGCTGGACAAGAAAGAAGTATTATCTTTATAGAAAAAGTCGCAAAAACACATCTCAAATATCCTCGAAAGGTATGAGAACCACTTAAAAATCCAATAATATAA
- the recG gene encoding ATP-dependent DNA helicase RecG, translating to MLTTPLTKSLLRTTDNYIKALEKGGMKTVSDMLMFFPREYEDRTEVLDSFSLINLKEKNTILVTLVSLETTRTSGNKLLSKAVVEDKNGFLAEAVWFNRKYLASQLGVFKGKKILLSGKVKYNYGKVSFVSPETETDLSKIAGGIVPIYSDAQYIPGRWIESKMGNLESYISDIKENLPTEIIKKYNFVSRKEAIYKIHFPKNSHDIEIAKHRLAYEELYKINYTAISSKYKKFEASEGKSLPIPMDAEYIKEIMTHIPFELTGGQKIALFQLLKDMEKAHSMQRLLEGDVGTGKTIVALIALIHAIKQSEKLKNKIQVAFMAPTEILARQHFSSMENMLIEFGLTSHLLVGSTTASKKKSIKDELKKGNVDVIIGTHALVQEDVLFSNLGFVIIDEQHKFGVHQRGVLESGLGNGSGLIPHNLNMTATPIPRTLALTLYGDQDLSIISEYPKGRKLIHTKVAKNDAERRQIELFVRSELEKGRQVFWVSPLVEESEKMDLANAVSTYESLVDIMSPFRVGLIHGKMKAKEKEAIMKEFVENKIQVLSSTTVIEVGVDVPNATIMCIEGAERFGLSSLHQIRGRVGRGKHQSYCYLFPTTGNNTDRLKAMEQTNNGFELSEIDLEIRGPGEVYGVRQSGLPDLKIADITDLQLVSQIREDIEEMFEKT from the coding sequence ATGCTAACAACACCACTCACAAAATCCTTGCTTCGAACAACCGATAACTATATCAAAGCTCTTGAAAAAGGGGGAATGAAAACAGTTTCGGATATGCTTATGTTTTTCCCAAGAGAGTATGAGGACCGAACAGAAGTACTTGATAGTTTTTCTTTGATAAATCTCAAAGAAAAAAATACAATTCTCGTTACTTTGGTCTCGCTTGAGACTACGAGAACCAGCTGAAATAAACTTTTATCTAAAGCGGTAGTAGAAGATAAAAATGGATTTTTAGCTGAAGCAGTTTGGTTTAATCGTAAATATCTTGCTTCGCAGCTTTGAGTTTTTAAAGGGAAAAAGATTCTCTTATCTTGAAAAGTGAAATACAATTATGGAAAAGTAAGCTTTGTGTCTCCTGAAACAGAAACTGATCTCTCTAAGATTGCGGGTTGAATTGTCCCAATTTATTCAGACGCGCAGTATATTCCGGGAAGGTGGATAGAATCAAAGATGTGAAATCTTGAATCATACATCTCTGATATCAAAGAAAATCTTCCAACAGAAATTATAAAAAAATATAATTTTGTGAGTCGTAAAGAAGCTATTTATAAAATTCATTTTCCAAAAAACTCACACGATATTGAAATAGCAAAACATCGTCTAGCATATGAAGAGCTCTATAAAATTAACTATACAGCTATTTCTTCGAAGTATAAAAAATTTGAAGCTTCAGAAGGGAAATCACTTCCAATTCCTATGGACGCAGAGTATATAAAAGAAATCATGACTCACATACCTTTTGAGCTTACGTGAGGTCAAAAAATAGCTCTTTTTCAGCTTCTCAAAGACATGGAAAAAGCTCACTCTATGCAAAGACTACTTGAGTGAGATGTTGGTACAGGGAAAACTATAGTGGCTCTTATAGCGCTCATACACGCGATTAAGCAAAGTGAGAAACTAAAAAACAAGATACAAGTCGCGTTTATGGCTCCAACAGAAATTCTTGCAAGACAGCATTTTTCGAGTATGGAAAATATGCTCATAGAGTTTTGACTGACCTCTCACTTATTAGTCGGGAGTACGACAGCAAGCAAGAAAAAATCAATCAAAGACGAACTCAAAAAATGAAATGTGGATGTCATCATAGGAACCCATGCACTTGTGCAAGAAGATGTCTTATTTTCAAATCTATGATTTGTCATCATTGATGAGCAGCATAAATTTTGAGTGCATCAAAGAGGAGTGTTAGAGTCTTGACTCTGAAATGGTTCAGGATTGATCCCACATAATCTGAATATGACTGCAACTCCTATACCTCGTACCCTTGCATTGACCTTGTACGGAGATCAAGATTTATCCATTATTTCAGAATATCCAAAAGGGAGAAAACTCATACATACGAAAGTAGCAAAAAATGATGCAGAGCGAAGACAAATTGAACTTTTTGTGAGAAGTGAGCTCGAGAAATGACGACAAGTATTTTGGGTCTCTCCACTCGTGGAAGAATCAGAAAAAATGGATTTAGCCAATGCAGTAAGTACCTATGAATCACTTGTTGATATCATGTCACCATTTCGAGTTGGTCTCATTCACGGGAAAATGAAAGCAAAAGAAAAAGAAGCAATCATGAAGGAGTTTGTAGAAAATAAAATCCAAGTTCTTTCCAGTACTACGGTTATTGAGGTTGGAGTCGATGTCCCAAACGCAACTATTATGTGTATAGAGTGAGCCGAACGATTTGGGCTCTCTTCATTGCATCAAATTCGAGGTAGAGTTGGTCGAGGAAAACATCAATCGTATTGTTATTTATTCCCAACAACATGAAATAACACAGACAGACTCAAAGCAATGGAGCAAACAAATAATGGTTTTGAGCTCTCTGAAATTGATCTAGAAATTAGAGGACCATGAGAAGTCTACTGAGTGCGACAATCAGGACTGCCTGATCTTAAAATTGCTGATATTACAGACTTACAACTCGTATCGCAAATCAGAGAAGATATTGAGGAAATGTTTGAAAAAACATAA
- a CDS encoding HupE/UreJ family protein, producing the protein MYLKNLIFLSLFIIPFSAFAHGVSSGDASFMETNSGPAILQYMYLGAKHMITGYDHILFLMGVIFFLYRLKDVAVYVSLFTLGHSTTLLIGVLGGIVLNPYLIDAIIGLSVVYKGFDNLGGFKKVFGFQPNTKAAVGIFGLFHGFGLATKLQDYTFSKEGLLTNIISFNIGVEIGQILALIVVLVGFSYLRMDENFPKKSYFINGFLMLAGFLLTAFQLTGYFVS; encoded by the coding sequence ATGTACTTAAAAAATTTAATATTTTTGAGTCTTTTTATAATTCCATTTTCAGCCTTTGCTCATGGAGTTTCGTCCTGAGATGCTAGTTTCATGGAAACAAACTCATGACCTGCAATATTACAATATATGTACTTATGAGCAAAGCATATGATTACAGGTTATGATCATATTTTGTTTCTGATGTGAGTTATTTTTTTCTTATATCGATTAAAAGATGTTGCCGTATATGTTTCATTATTTACTCTCTGACATAGTACGACATTGTTAATTTGAGTATTAGGATGAATTGTACTGAATCCCTACCTTATAGACGCAATTATCTGATTATCAGTTGTATATAAATGATTTGATAATCTTGGATGATTTAAAAAAGTCTTCTGATTTCAACCAAATACTAAAGCTGCTGTAGGAATCTTTGGTCTTTTCCATGGTTTCTGACTCGCTACGAAACTTCAAGATTATACTTTTTCTAAAGAGGGTCTTCTTACTAATATTATTAGTTTCAATATTTGAGTGGAAATAGGTCAAATTCTAGCTCTCATTGTTGTCCTCGTTTGATTTTCTTATCTGAGAATGGATGAAAATTTCCCTAAAAAATCCTATTTTATTAATGGATTCTTAATGCTAGCATGATTTTTGCTTACAGCCTTTCAACTTACTTGATACTTTGTATCTTAA